Proteins from a genomic interval of Chanos chanos chromosome 3, fChaCha1.1, whole genome shotgun sequence:
- the lrrc30a gene encoding leucine-rich repeat-containing protein 30a, with product MGVKQSKESDIEEQNQQGRKSACREESLTSADRIRKHAITHFGYSVLSLARRGLVEPPEELWELTELQKLNLSLNSLRVMPPTLGLLQNLVVLNLWGNQLTSLPSEIGQLRNLRVLFAYRNRLTEVPDELGSCTKLEVLSLANNQITGLPASLSALIGLRMLNLSHNHISHIPGCVYAMKALVFLHLACNQLENIADQIQALAELKILIVEGNSIHSLPKTLCCLTRLELLNVDFNDIQNVPAEMHQLSRLEKLAYHPLDKGLHILHNPLLKPIKEVLDGGLHALYNYLKAT from the coding sequence ATGGGGGTCAAGCAGTCGAAGGAGTCCGATATCGAGGAGCAGAACCAGCAGGGGAGGAAAAGCGCCTGCCGAGAGGAGAGCCTAACGTCGGCCGACCGGATCCGGAAGCATGCCATCACACACTTCGGATACAGCGTCTTGAGCCTGGCCCGTCGCGGCTTGGTGGAACCTCCTGAAGAATTGTGGGAACTCACAGAACTACAAAAGCTAAACTTGTCTCTGAACAGTCTGCGTGTCATGCCCCCCACCCTGGGCCTCCTTCAGAACCTGGTCGTCCTAAACCTTTGGGGCAACCAGCTCACCAGCCTTCCCTCAGAGATCGGGCAGCTGAGGAACCTAAGGGTGCTCTTCGCCTACCGCAACCGCCTGACCGAGGTTCCAGACGAGCTGGGGTCCTGCACCAAGCTAGAGGTTCTCAGCCTGGCCAACAACCAGATCACGGGGCTTCCCGCCAGTCTGTCAGCCCTGATCGGCTTACGTATGCTCAACCTCAGCCACAACCACATCTCTCACATCCCAGGCTGTGTTTATGCCATGAAAGCCCTGGTTTTCCTGCACCTGGCCTGTAACCAGCTAGAGAACATCGCAGACCAGATCCAGGCGCTGGCGGAGCTGAAGATCCTCATCGTGGAGGGAAACAGCATCCACTCACTGCCCAAGACACTGTGCTGTCTGACCAGACTGGAACTCCTCAACGTGGACTTCAATGACATCCAGAATGTTCCAGCCGAGATGCACCAACTGAGCAGGCTGGAGAAACTGGCCTACCACCCACTGGATAAAGGCCTCCATATTCTACACAACCCCTTGCTGAAGCCCATTAAAGAGGTTCTAGACGGAGGACTACATGCCCTCTATAATTACCTGAAAGCCACCTAA